A genomic segment from Cervus elaphus chromosome 14, mCerEla1.1, whole genome shotgun sequence encodes:
- the HLX gene encoding H2.0-like homeobox protein, whose product MFAAGLAPFYASNFSLWSAAYCSSAGPGGCSFPLDPAAVKKPSFCIADILHAGVGEPGATPEGLAGASAAALTAHLGSAHPHASFQAAARSPLRPTPVVAPSEVPAGFPQRLSPLSAAYHHHHPQQQPQQQQPQQQQPPPPPRAGALQPPASGSRVVPNPHQSGSAPAPSSKDLKFGIDRILSAEFDPKVKEGNTLRDLTSLLTGGRPAGVHLPGLQPSAGQFFASLDPINEASAILSPLSSNPRNSVQHQFQDTFPGPYAVLTKDTMPQTYKRKRSWSRAVFSNLQRKGLEKRFEIQKYVTKPDRKQLAAMLGLTDAQVKVWFQNRRMKWRHSKEAQAQKDKDKEAGEKPSGGAPAADGEPEERSPSRSEGEAESESSDPESLDMAPSDTERTEGAERSLHQTTVIKASAAGALLAASSGGPGGSGGGGGFNFGGLSSGSTTSAGSSGSHSSGGASELLPAPQPALSSAPKSPEPVPAPLGGL is encoded by the exons ATGTTCGCCGCCGGGCTGGCTCCCTTCTACGCGTCCAACTTCAGCCTCTGGTCGGCCGCCTACTGCTCCTCTGCCGGCCCCGGCGGCTGCTCCTTCCCTCTGGACCCCGCCGCCGTCAAGAAACCCTCCTTCTGCATCGCGGACATCCTGCACGCGGGTGTTGGGGAGCCCGGGGCGACCCCGGAGGGTCTGGCGGGGGCCTCGGCCGCTGCCCTCACCGCGCACTTGGGATCGGCTCACCCGCACGCCTCTTTCCAAGCTGCCGCCAGATCCCCGCTTCGACCCACGCCGGTGGTGGCGCCCTCCGAAGTCCCTGCTGGCTTCCCTCAGCGACTGTCCCCGCTCTCAGCCgcctaccaccaccatcacccacaGCAACAACCGCAGCAGCAACAGCCGCAGCAGCAACAGCCTCCGCCTCCACCCCGGGCTGGCGCCTTGCAGCCCCCGGCCTCCGGGTCGCGGGTGGTCCCTAATCCCCACCAGAGCGGCTCCGCCCCGGCCCCCTCCAGCAAGGACCTCAAGTTTGGAATTGACCGCATTTTGTCTGCAGAATTTGACCCTAAAGTCAAGGAAGGCAACACACTAAGAG ATCTCACGTCGCTGCTCACTGGAGGGCGGCCCGCGGGGGTGCATCTTCCCGGCCTGCAGCCCTCCGCCGGCCAGTTCTTCGCGTCTCTAGATCCCATTAATGAGGCCTCTGCCATCCTGAGTCCCTTAAGCTCGAACCCGAGAAATTCAGTTCAACATCAGTTTCAAGACACGTTTCCAG GTCCCTACGCCGTGCTCACGAAGGACACCATGCCTCAGACGTACAAGAGAAAGCGCTCGTGGTCTCGGGCAGTCTTCTCTAACCTGCAGAGAAAAGGTCTGGAGAAAAGGTTTGAGATTCAGAAGTACGTGACCAAGCCAGACCGAAAGCAGCTGGCCGCAATGCTGGGTCTCACGGATGCGCAG GTGAAAGTGTGGTTCCAGAACCGGCGGATGAAGTGGCGGCATTCCAAGGAGGCTCAGGCCCAGAAGGACAAAGACAAGGAGGCGGGCGAGAAGCCGTCGGGCGGAGCCCCGGCTGCTGACGGCGAGCCGGAGGAGCGGAGCCCCAGCCGCTCGGAGGGCGAGGCGGAGAGCGAAAGCAGCGACCCCGAGTCTCTGGATATGGCCCCCAGCGACACGGAGCGGACTGAAGGGGCCGAGCGGTCTCTGCACCAAACGACGGTCATCAAGGCCTCAGCGGCCGGCGCCCTCCTGGCCGCCAGCAGCGGAGGCCCTggaggcagcggcggcggcggcggcttcaACTTCGGCGGCCTGAGTAGCGGCAGCACCACCAGCGCCGGGAGCTCCGGCAGTCACAGCAGCGGCGGCGCCTCAGAGCTGCTCCCCGCACCCCAGCCCGCCCTCAGCAGCGCCCCCAAAAGCCCCGAGCCCGTCCCGGCGCCCCTCGGCGGCCTCTAG